The genomic window AATTAGTTCCTTGATTTTGAAAATAATAGAATCCTCCCAATCTGGAGAGGTAATTGACGTTATAATGAGCCATAGTTTTATGTCCAAATTAGAGTTAATTCCTTCAACCCCTTATTAATTCGTTCTGAAGGCTAATTTTGACTTCAAGTTTAATCTGCCTGTTTTCATTGCTGTAACTGGGTTATGGATTCTTGGAGATGTCTAATCTGTGAAAGAGAAACGAAGAAATAAGAAAGATAATTTTAAGCACAAGTATCATTGGTACTAAACCATATCCAATAATACCGTTGCCTAAGTCTTGCGGCTTCAAGGGTAGATACTTGGACATAGAATTCAATTGATAACCGACTGTCCCTAAATAACCTTCTAACCAATCTAGACGATCAATAACAAATCCACTGGCTGAAAACAACTCACGCAATCCAAACTGAGTATATCTATAAAAATCGTACGGTTGTTCATGTTCTTCGTAAAATAATGGTCCAGAATAAATCATTTTACCTCCAGGTTTAAGAACTCTATTGAGTTCAATTAAAACTGATTTTGGATCAGGTAAATGTTCCATAACCTGATTAAAGATAATAAAATCGAATCGACAGTCTTCTACCGGAATTTTCTCTAAATTACAAACATATGTTGTTTTAGCATAAGTTTTATTGACTTGCTCAAAATCAGCTGATTCATATTGAGCATGAGTGAACAAACTTTTGTAAGGAGAACTACCAGAGCCAGCATCCAAAACTAAGGCATCTTTTGGTACCGTCTTAGCAAAAGCTGAATTTTCTTCCCAAAGTCGGTAGCGAGAAGAATTAAATTCTACTAATCGTTTAAAATAGCTCATTTTAGACTTTTGCTTTACTTAAGTGAGTACACAAAATTAATTATACTATAATAGTAATTCTCAGACTCATGAGGTATGGTTAAAAAAATTCCTAAATCTGAAGACTGATATGAAAATTCTTATTGAAAATTCTGGCTATCCTATGACCAATATGGGTGATATTTCCATGTTACAAGTAGCAGTATCAAGATTGCAAAGTTTATGGAATAATGCTGTAATTAGTGTTCTTACTGATCGACCTGATCTTCTAAATAAGTTTTGTCCAGGGGTTCGTCCATTATATGTTCCTTCCTTACCTTATACTGCTTTTTGGTTTCCCTGTTTATCTAATCGTTTTTATAATTTACTCCCTGGAGTCAGACCTAAACACTATTTTGCTGAATTAGATTGGAATTTACATCAAAAATTTCCTCAATTAACTTATCCGTTGCTTGAACTAAAACTAAAAAGACTCATTCAAACTAATTCCAAACTTAGTGCTTTTTTAACAGAAATTGAGGCAGTTGACCTGGTTGTTGCGACTGGAGGAGGATATATTACTGATAATTTTCCAGAAAAAACCCATAGAACATTAACAATTCTCAACTTAGCTACGTGGCTGAACAAACCAACCATTATGTTAGGTCAAGGTTTGGGACCATTGAAAAGTCAGAATTTGTTGACCAAAGCAAAATTAGTATTACCTCGTGTTAATTTAATTGCCTTACGAGAAGGTAGAGCAGGAATTCCATTACTTAAGTCTCTAGGCGTGTCTGATGAAAAGGTTATTGTAACAGGAGATGATGCTATTGAGTTAGCCTTTCAAGCTCGAAGTCAGCAACTAGGGAATGGGATTGGCATTAATCTGAGAGTGGCAGATTATTCTATGGTTGATAATGATTGTTTTGAACAAGTTAAAATGGCTTTTCGCGAGATTGCTATACAAAAAAATGTTCCTCTAATTCCAATTCCTATTGCTCATGATCCATATAAGGAAAATGATCCTCAAGCAATTCAAAAATTGCTGGCAGGGTTTGATGACTATTCGGATGGCGGTCAAACTATTGATACGCCACTCAAAGTTATTCAGCAAGTTCAAAAATGCCGTGTTGTTGTCACTGGAAGCTATCATGCTGGAGTATTTGCACTTTCCCAAGGAATTCCTATTGTTGGACTAGCAAAATCCCAATACTATAAAAATAAATTTTTAGGATTAGCAGAACAATTTGAATCTGGCTGTCAAATTTGTTTGATAAAACCAGACAATTTAAAATACGAATTAATAACGGCAATAAATCAAGCATGGATATTAGCAGAAGAAGTTAAAAATACTTTGTTAGAATCGGCTCACAAACAAATCAAGCAAGGTCATTTGGTTTATCAAAAAATTCATAATACATTTATCGTTTAGAAAAGAATGAATTCAAAATGTTCCCTAAAATTAGCATCCTGATGTCTGTTTATAATGATCAAGTTTATCTAGCAAAATCCATAGAAAGTATTCTTGAGCAAAATTTTCAAAATTTTGAATTTCTAATTGTTAATGATGGCTCAACTGATGATAGCTTACAAATTATGACAAAATATGCTGAAGAAGATGAACGCATAAAAATTATAAATAATGAACAAAACCTAGGGTTAATTGAATCCTTAAACAAAGGAATTAACGTAGCTACAGGCGAATATATTGCTCGACAAGATGCTGATGATATTTCTTTATCTAAACGCTTAGAACAACAAGTTGAATTTTTAGATAATCATCAAGATGTAGTAGCGGTAGGAACGGCTGTTGCTATTATTGACGAAGAAGACAATATCACAAAGTATAATTATCCCCCAACTAAACATGATGAGTTACAAGCATCCTTACTGCTAATTTGTGAATTTCATCATTCTAGTATGATGCTGCGTCGTAGCTCAGTTCAGAAACTAAGAGGATATAATCAGGCAAAACCCCACGCAGAGGATTATGATTTATGGTGGCGTTTAAGTCGTTATGGAAAACTAGCTAATCTATCAGAAGTGTTAGTTAAACGTCGTTATGATAAACGTCCGAGGGTTAGTTTAAGGTATCGTCAGCCTCAGTTGGCAAATTCCTTAGAAATCTCACTAAAAGCGGTAAAAGAAAGTTTAGCCGAGAGAAAATTAGGGAATTTAGACGAGGAAGCTTTTACGCGCCTATGGTGGACATATCTCAGACCAATGGATGAAGAATCATATCAAAAATTTTGGCAAGCTCAACAAAGAAAAGAAGCCTGTTTAAAACCGCAAGATATCGAAAGTCTTAAGAGCTTTTGGGACTTAATTATCAAACATCCAGGAGGCGTTACCGTTTGGAACAAGCGTTTTCAATGGTTGGCCTATTATCTTTTGTCCCTCAAACAAACTCAAGTGGGATTACAATTATTTTGGGTACTTTCAACAAAGTTTAAAGTTTCTATTCCTTGGCATTCTGTGCTGAAAAAGTCCGTCGTCCCTTATTTAAGATTTATATGAAAGTTTTACACATCAATCAATCTGATATTATGGGGGGAGCAGCGATCGCAGGTTATCGTCTCCATCAAGCTTTGTTAAATTCAGGTGTAGATTCTCGTCTTTTTGTCGCTGAAACTAATCTTGATGATCCTCGAATTAGAGAAATACCTCAAAAACGTCGCACTCAGGATTTGTTGAGGAACATTAGTGATCCCCTGGGACTCAATTTTGTGAACATTGTCAGCACCTTTCTTATGCCTCAAGATCCCTTTTTTCAAGAAGCTGAGATTGTCAATTTTCATAATATTCATCGAGGATATTTTAATTATTTAGCACTTCCCCAATTAACTAAGAATAAACCAGGGGTTTTTGTCCTCCATGATATGTGGACATTCACAGGACACTGTGTTTACAGTTATGATTGCGATCGTTGGAAAATTGGCTGTGGTCAATGTCCTTATCCAGAAACTTATCCAAGTATTAATCGGGATAATACTCACGTCGAATGGCGACTCAAACAATGGCTGTATCAACAGTCTAACTTGTCAGTTGTTTCTCCTAGTCGATGGTTAATAGAGCAAGTGCAACAGAGTCCACTGCTTCAAAATCTACCTCTTCATCATATTCCCCATGGGATTGATACAGAAGCTTATCAACCTCTTGATCCAGAAATGTGTCGCGCTGCCTTGGGAATTCCTACTCATAAGAAAGTATTAATGTTTGTTGCCGATCTTCTTCAAGATTATCGTAAAGGTAGCGATCTGCTCTTAGAAGCACTTTCTCAGTTACCAGACTCCTTAAAAGTAGATACAATTCTATTAACCCTTGGCCTAGGCAGTGAAAGTTTTTGGAGTTCTTGTGGTCTTGCTAGTATCAATATGGGAGTCGTCAGGAATGATCGCCTCAAATCAGTCATTTATTCAGCAGCCGATCTGTTTGTTTTTGCTACCCGTGCTGATATTTTTGGACTTGTTTTACAAGAAAGTATGGCTTGTGGAACTCCAATGATTTCTTTTAAAATAGGGGGAGTCCCCGATCTGGTGCGTCCAGGTATTACAGGGTACTTAGCTGAGCCTGAGAATTCTCAAGATTTATGCCAAGGGATAATTTATTTATTGGAAGATAATACCCTGCGACAACAAATGAGCCAACACTGTCGTGATATTGCTCTGAATGAATATTCTTTAGATAAACAAGCTCAACGCTATCTTGAGGTATATAATAAAATTTTAGGTATTGCTCCGAAATTATCATGACCTACACATCGAACAAATTAGCAGAAATATCATTAGTATCTGCCAACTTTGGTAATGGGTTAGCGTACAAAGACATTCTTCTTGATTGGTTTAAGTTTTTAGGAGGCAAACCTAAGGAGGTTGTCGTCGTAGATGGAGGAAGTAATCAAAAAACCCAAGAAGTTTATTGGGATCTCTATCAATACGGTTTAATTGATAAATTGCAATTGATTCAACCTAATCATCCTGATAATAATAAAGATACTTGTTATATCCAAGAATATACAGTTGGTGCCATTAGTAGTAATCCTTATGTACTATTTTTTAAAATCGATACCTTACCTTATCGGGAAGGTCATGATGATTGGTTAGATGAAGCAATTGACTATCTTGACCGAGAAGATGTCTTTGCCATTGGTGGGTCATTTAACAAGCCATCAAAGCACCATGATGCCTTTGATGGCTGGTATTTTAGTCATAAGTGTAGTCTCAACTTTTGTTTAATGAAACGAAGCCGTTTTATGGCAGCTATGCACGAGTTTGCTAATGACTATATCTTAGCTGGTTTTACTGGGGAAAATCCAGGAGAAGCCACAAATCAAGCCAGATGGTTAGTGGAGGTCGCTTTAGAAAAATATATTCAAAATCATAATGTTTATACTCTATGTAAAGTAGAAGATAAGACTTGGACTATTTTTCATACCAATGTACAAGGAGAACATTTAAAAGAAACTAGAGAAAGATACTTAAATCGTGAAGACATTGAACGATTTATGAATGCAGGTTTAGATGAAGGCGTTGCGACTCCTGGACAAGGAAAATATTATGGGAACTTTTATGGAAAGCCACAAATAAGTATGATAAAGCGAATCAGAATTTTCGTAGGCAAAACTCCTTTAGGCAGTTATTGGAGACGATTAAAAAAAACGGTTCTACTGAACTTAGTGTGGTAAAAATCGCTCAAACCCTAACTAAGCCTGACTTGGCAAGGAATTCAGTCAAAAGCAAACTGTTAAAAACTAAAATATTTGCCCAATCAAGCTTTCAAGATGTTATTTCTAATAGTTTTACATGACAGGTTCGGTAGAACCAAAAAGACTTTTGTAAACTCTTAAAATCAAAATCGCTTATTATGACTCTACTCAAACAACTATTTATTCGCGGTTCCGCTAATCGTTATCTATAAAAAATTCTAAAAATGAATGTAGAAATGTCTCAATTTCTTATGGGAATAGGATCAGGATGTAATGTTAATTATAGCGGTGAAAAAATTGCTTTTGAAGTTTTGCGTTCAAAATCTAATGCACCTTATTGTATTTTTGATGTTGGAGCTAATCAAGGACAATTTTTACATCTTACCCTAGATAGTTTAGGAAAAGATAATTTTAAAATTTATTGCTTTGAGCCTGGATTAAGAACATTTGAAATTCTCAAGCAAAATTCAAGACAAGATGAACGAGTTATTGTTAATAATTTGGGATTGGCACAAAAAAAGGGCGAAATGACACTATACTATGAGAAAGCTGGTTCAGGGCTCGCTTCCCTAGCAAAGAAAAAATTGGATCACTTTAACATATATTTTCAGCTAGAAGAAAACGTAAAAATTGAGACGATAGATAATTATTGTCATCAAAATTCTATTGATAAAATAGATTTATTAAAATTAGATATTGAGGGGCATGAACTAGATTGCTTATTAGGCGCAAAAACTATGTTTGATCGCCAAGCTATTAAAATTGTAACCTTTGAATTTGGAGGATGTAATATCGATACCCGTTCCTTCTTCCAAGATTTTTATTACTTTTTTAAAGATGCTAAAATGGACATCTTTAGAATCACACCTTCGGGATATCTTCATCCTATTCGCTGCTATCAAGAAATCGATGAGCAATTTAGAACCAGTAACTTTTTGGCTTGTTTTATAGATACTAAGAAAATAAATGAGAATAACTTTCATTATTCCTGAAGCCAATACCCGTGGTGGCATTCGAGTTGTGGCGATTTACGCAGAACAGTTGCAAAAACGAGGACATGATGTTTTAGTGGTGTCTCAACCCCATTCTATTCCTACGTTTCGGCAGCAATTAAAGTCAGTTTTGAAAGGTAAAGGCCTTATTAAGCAGGAACAATCGTCTTTTTCCTATTTTGACACTTTGAATGTCCCTCATAAAATCCTTGAAAGCCGTCGTCCAGTTATTGATCAGGATATTCCTGATGGTGAGGTCGTAGTAGCAACTTGGTGGGAAACGGCTGAATGGGTTGCTAAATTGTCCCATAGTAAAGGTGCCAAAGCTTATTTTATTCAGCATCACGAAATACACCCTTACTTACCTAAAGATAGGGTAATAGCCACTTATTATTCACCTCTACATAAAATTGTTATTGCTCGATGGCTTAAAGAGTTGATGAAAAACCAATACAATGATTTCTCTATTTCTCTAGTTCCCAATAGTGTTAATCTTGAGCAATTTCAAACAACGCCACGACTGAAACAAGATCAACCTACTGTGGGCATGATGTCCTCAAAGCTTGACTGGAAAGGATGTGATATTGCTATTCAAGGAGTTATCCTAGCACGTCAACAAATTTCTAACCTTAGTTTAGTCGCATTTGGCCAGGAACAACTGACCTCTGATCTAAATTTTCCTGATGATACTCAATATTTTCAACAACCTCCTCAACCTATGTTAAAAGACATTTACGCTAGATGTGATGCTTGGTTGTTCCCTAGTCGCTTAGAAGGCTTTGGCTTACCTATTCTTGAGGCAATGGCTTGTCGAACTCCTGTTATTGGCACTCCTGCTGGTGCCGCCCCTGAACTTATATCTCAAGGTGGTGGCATCTTAGTTAAACCAGAAGATCCTGAAGATATGGCAAAAGCGATTATAGAAATAGTAAATATGTCTAATGACCAGTGGCAAGTGATGTCTAATGCAGCTTATCAAACAGCCACTAGCTACACTTGGGAAGATGCTACTGATCTCTTTGAAGAAGCTCTTTATACAGCAATAGAACGAACTAAAAATGGAGATTTAAAGGCTCAATAAGATTATTCTGTCAATATAATGTCTGATTAGCCTTTACAATAGAGTGATATGCAAAAAATAATTAATTAAGTTAAAACGTGGTTAAAGTATTAGTAACAGGGGCTGCTGGTTTTATTGGCTTTCATGTGAGTCAGAAACTATTACATCAAGGAGAGACTATTCTTGGTATTGATAATCTTAATAGTTACTATGATGTTTTTCTAAAAAAAGCTCGTCTTAAACAGATAAAAACTTACGAAAAATTTAGGTTTTATCAATTAGATATTGCTGACAGAAAAAGTATTTCTGAGTTATTTACTCAACATAATTTTGATTATGTTATCCACCTAGCTGCTCAAGCTGGCGTTCGTTACTCCTTGGAAAATCCTTATGCTTATGTTGATAGTAACCTAGTAGGATTTGTTAATATTCTTGAGGGATGTCGTCATCAAAACATAAAACATTTAATGTATGCTTCATCTAGTTCAGTTTACGGAAAAAACAAGAAAATTCCTTTTTCAACTGATGATAGTGTTGATCATCCAGTTAGTTTATATGCTGCTACCAAAAAAGCCAACGAATTAATGGCTCATACCTATAGTCATTTATACGGAATTCCCACAACAGGATTACGTTTTTTTACAGTTTATGGTCCCTGGGGTCGTCCCGATATGGCTTATTTTTTATTTACAAAAGCCATATTAGAAGAAAAACCAATCAAGGTATTTAATTATGGAAAAATGAAACGAGATTTTACCTATATTGACGATATTGTAGAAGGAATTATTCATGTAATGAATAACATTCCTCAATCTGATAATTCATCGGTTCCGTATAAAGTTTATAATATTGGTAATAATCAACCTGTAGAACTTGGTCACTTTATTGAAGTGCTAGAAGATTGCATTGGGAAAAAAGCTATTAAGGAGTTCCTTCCCATGCAACCAGGCGATGTCCCTATGACTTATGCTGATGTTGATGAGCTTATTAAAGATGTCGGTTTTCAACCTAATACTTCTTTGAAAACAGGATTAGAAAAATTTGTTAATTGGTATCGTGATTATTATCAATGCTAAAAGTCGACAACTAAAAAATTAATAAGAAGAGTTATGACTCCTCAAGCTCAATTGATTATGTTGGCGTGGTTGCCAATCGTTATTTTTTTATTCTTACAATTTTCGCCGAGAAAAGCGGTTATTATTAGCTTTTTAGTAGCGTGGTTATTCTTACCCCAAAGGGCAGGTTTTATTATTCCAGGACTCCCAGACTATACCAGAATATCAGCTACTTGTTATAGTATCTTTTTTTTAAGTTTCTTCTTTGATTCTCAACGCTTCACACGCTTCAAATTAACATGGCTAGATTTACCCATGTTGATTTTATGTATTTGTCCT from Crocosphaera subtropica ATCC 51142 includes these protein-coding regions:
- a CDS encoding class I SAM-dependent methyltransferase, whose amino-acid sequence is MSYFKRLVEFNSSRYRLWEENSAFAKTVPKDALVLDAGSGSSPYKSLFTHAQYESADFEQVNKTYAKTTYVCNLEKIPVEDCRFDFIIFNQVMEHLPDPKSVLIELNRVLKPGGKMIYSGPLFYEEHEQPYDFYRYTQFGLRELFSASGFVIDRLDWLEGYLGTVGYQLNSMSKYLPLKPQDLGNGIIGYGLVPMILVLKIIFLISSFLFHRLDISKNP
- a CDS encoding NAD-dependent epimerase codes for the protein MVKVLVTGAAGFIGFHVSQKLLHQGETILGIDNLNSYYDVFLKKARLKQIKTYEKFRFYQLDIADRKSISELFTQHNFDYVIHLAAQAGVRYSLENPYAYVDSNLVGFVNILEGCRHQNIKHLMYASSSSVYGKNKKIPFSTDDSVDHPVSLYAATKKANELMAHTYSHLYGIPTTGLRFFTVYGPWGRPDMAYFLFTKAILEEKPIKVFNYGKMKRDFTYIDDIVEGIIHVMNNIPQSDNSSVPYKVYNIGNNQPVELGHFIEVLEDCIGKKAIKEFLPMQPGDVPMTYADVDELIKDVGFQPNTSLKTGLEKFVNWYRDYYQC
- a CDS encoding FkbM family methyltransferase, yielding MSQFLMGIGSGCNVNYSGEKIAFEVLRSKSNAPYCIFDVGANQGQFLHLTLDSLGKDNFKIYCFEPGLRTFEILKQNSRQDERVIVNNLGLAQKKGEMTLYYEKAGSGLASLAKKKLDHFNIYFQLEENVKIETIDNYCHQNSIDKIDLLKLDIEGHELDCLLGAKTMFDRQAIKIVTFEFGGCNIDTRSFFQDFYYFFKDAKMDIFRITPSGYLHPIRCYQEIDEQFRTSNFLACFIDTKKINENNFHYS
- a CDS encoding glycosyltransferase family 4 protein, giving the protein MKVLHINQSDIMGGAAIAGYRLHQALLNSGVDSRLFVAETNLDDPRIREIPQKRRTQDLLRNISDPLGLNFVNIVSTFLMPQDPFFQEAEIVNFHNIHRGYFNYLALPQLTKNKPGVFVLHDMWTFTGHCVYSYDCDRWKIGCGQCPYPETYPSINRDNTHVEWRLKQWLYQQSNLSVVSPSRWLIEQVQQSPLLQNLPLHHIPHGIDTEAYQPLDPEMCRAALGIPTHKKVLMFVADLLQDYRKGSDLLLEALSQLPDSLKVDTILLTLGLGSESFWSSCGLASINMGVVRNDRLKSVIYSAADLFVFATRADIFGLVLQESMACGTPMISFKIGGVPDLVRPGITGYLAEPENSQDLCQGIIYLLEDNTLRQQMSQHCRDIALNEYSLDKQAQRYLEVYNKILGIAPKLS
- a CDS encoding polysaccharide pyruvyl transferase family protein; translation: MKILIENSGYPMTNMGDISMLQVAVSRLQSLWNNAVISVLTDRPDLLNKFCPGVRPLYVPSLPYTAFWFPCLSNRFYNLLPGVRPKHYFAELDWNLHQKFPQLTYPLLELKLKRLIQTNSKLSAFLTEIEAVDLVVATGGGYITDNFPEKTHRTLTILNLATWLNKPTIMLGQGLGPLKSQNLLTKAKLVLPRVNLIALREGRAGIPLLKSLGVSDEKVIVTGDDAIELAFQARSQQLGNGIGINLRVADYSMVDNDCFEQVKMAFREIAIQKNVPLIPIPIAHDPYKENDPQAIQKLLAGFDDYSDGGQTIDTPLKVIQQVQKCRVVVTGSYHAGVFALSQGIPIVGLAKSQYYKNKFLGLAEQFESGCQICLIKPDNLKYELITAINQAWILAEEVKNTLLESAHKQIKQGHLVYQKIHNTFIV
- a CDS encoding glycosyltransferase family 4 protein, which translates into the protein MRITFIIPEANTRGGIRVVAIYAEQLQKRGHDVLVVSQPHSIPTFRQQLKSVLKGKGLIKQEQSSFSYFDTLNVPHKILESRRPVIDQDIPDGEVVVATWWETAEWVAKLSHSKGAKAYFIQHHEIHPYLPKDRVIATYYSPLHKIVIARWLKELMKNQYNDFSISLVPNSVNLEQFQTTPRLKQDQPTVGMMSSKLDWKGCDIAIQGVILARQQISNLSLVAFGQEQLTSDLNFPDDTQYFQQPPQPMLKDIYARCDAWLFPSRLEGFGLPILEAMACRTPVIGTPAGAAPELISQGGGILVKPEDPEDMAKAIIEIVNMSNDQWQVMSNAAYQTATSYTWEDATDLFEEALYTAIERTKNGDLKAQ
- a CDS encoding glycosyltransferase family 2 protein; its protein translation is MFPKISILMSVYNDQVYLAKSIESILEQNFQNFEFLIVNDGSTDDSLQIMTKYAEEDERIKIINNEQNLGLIESLNKGINVATGEYIARQDADDISLSKRLEQQVEFLDNHQDVVAVGTAVAIIDEEDNITKYNYPPTKHDELQASLLLICEFHHSSMMLRRSSVQKLRGYNQAKPHAEDYDLWWRLSRYGKLANLSEVLVKRRYDKRPRVSLRYRQPQLANSLEISLKAVKESLAERKLGNLDEEAFTRLWWTYLRPMDEESYQKFWQAQQRKEACLKPQDIESLKSFWDLIIKHPGGVTVWNKRFQWLAYYLLSLKQTQVGLQLFWVLSTKFKVSIPWHSVLKKSVVPYLRFI